In Scleropages formosus chromosome 18, fSclFor1.1, whole genome shotgun sequence, one DNA window encodes the following:
- the LOC114909115 gene encoding lymphocyte antigen 6D-like has protein sequence MKLLLQLILTCATFSKGYPLNCYQCTSDSNGQCTQTTVCPSSANTCQSSTVTVFQGSSVLTETSLNFCTTPQLCISGSINFGIVRTTVNTKCCSTDLCNSQSTPALAQNSPNGKQCFSCDLNNDCTSVINCLGNENNCINATVSQRTMQGCVSSNICAAAADVSAQLGLNLGVNISCCDGNLCNNAQRIMESIFLLLVPLASTFLLY, from the exons GTTATCCACTGAATTGCTACCAATGCACATCTGACTCCAATGGACAATGCACACAGACTACAGTGTGTCCATCCTCTGCAAACACTTGTCAAAGTTCAACAGTTACTGTCTTCCAAG GAAGTTCTGTGCTGACTGAAACATCGCTAAACTTCTGCACAACACCTCAACTATGTATCTCTGGTTCCATTAATTTTGGAATCGTCAGGACAACAGTGAACACCAAGTGCTGTAGCACTGATCTCTGCAACAGTCAAAGCACTCCTG CATTGGCACAAAATTCCCCAAATGGGAAACAGTGCTTCAGCTGTGACCTCAATAATGACTGCACGTCAGTTATTAACTGTctgggaaatgaaaacaattgcATCAATGCTACAG TTTCACAGCGGACCATGCAAGGCTGCGTTTCTtcaaatatttgtgctgctgctgctgacgtGTCAGCTCAACTTGGCCTGAATCTTGGTGTCAACATAAGCTGCTGTGATGGAAACCTGTGCAACAATGCTCAGCGCATCATGGAAAGCATCTTCCTCCTACTGGTGCCTCTGGCCTCCACTTTCCTCCTCTATTGA